A single Micromonospora luteifusca DNA region contains:
- a CDS encoding GTP-binding protein, whose product MDSVRFDQVGTSTSIPLALKILIAGGFGAGKTTLVSALSEVRPLQTEEVLTGAGIGTDDISGVEGKSTTTVAMDFGRITINDDLQVYLFGTPGQDRFWFLWDELAFGALGAVVLADTRRLADCFPSIDYFEQRGIPFVVGVNCFDDSRRFNLETVRRALDLDPDVPMVLCDARDRQSGKMVLISLVEHVARQRGEPVPTA is encoded by the coding sequence GTGGACTCCGTGCGCTTTGACCAGGTGGGCACCAGCACCTCCATCCCGCTGGCACTGAAAATCCTCATCGCGGGAGGCTTCGGAGCTGGCAAGACGACGTTGGTGAGTGCCCTGAGCGAGGTTCGTCCGTTGCAGACCGAGGAGGTGTTGACCGGCGCCGGGATCGGCACCGACGACATCTCCGGGGTGGAGGGGAAGTCGACCACCACCGTGGCGATGGACTTCGGCCGGATCACCATCAACGACGACCTGCAGGTCTACCTGTTCGGCACCCCGGGTCAGGATCGGTTCTGGTTCCTCTGGGACGAGCTGGCCTTCGGCGCGCTCGGCGCGGTGGTGCTCGCCGACACCCGCCGGTTGGCCGACTGTTTCCCGTCCATCGACTATTTCGAGCAGCGTGGCATCCCGTTCGTGGTGGGTGTCAACTGCTTCGACGACTCGCGTCGTTTCAACCTGGAGACCGTACGCCGGGCGCTCGACCTGGACCCGGACGTGCCGATGGTGCTGTGTGACGCCCGGGACCGGCAGTCCGGAAAGATGGTGTTGATCTCTCTGGTCGAGCACGTCGCCCGGCAGCGCGGGGAGCCGGTGCCGACAGCCTGA
- a CDS encoding DUF742 domain-containing protein: MRAEPPGPQHEWLDGDAGPVVRPYTLTGGRVRSAADGFNLVAFVLAGSDVDAASHPHLLPEHRRLVALALRPVSVAELAAELDLAVGVVRVLLGDLLAEGLVAVHEPPAAGILPDDDILKAVVSGLRAL, from the coding sequence ATGCGGGCTGAACCGCCCGGGCCGCAGCACGAGTGGCTGGACGGTGACGCCGGCCCGGTAGTGCGCCCGTACACCCTCACTGGAGGCCGGGTACGCTCCGCCGCCGACGGGTTCAACCTGGTCGCGTTCGTGCTTGCCGGATCGGACGTCGACGCGGCGAGCCATCCGCACCTGCTCCCGGAGCATCGACGGCTGGTCGCGTTGGCTCTCCGGCCGGTGTCGGTGGCCGAGCTGGCAGCCGAGCTGGACCTCGCGGTCGGTGTGGTCCGGGTCCTGCTCGGTGATCTCCTGGCTGAGGGCCTGGTCGCGGTGCACGAGCCGCCGGCCGCCGGCATCCTTCCCGACGACGACATCCTCAAGGCGGTGGTCAGTGGACTCCGTGCGCTTTGA